Proteins from a genomic interval of Chryseobacterium indologenes:
- a CDS encoding DUF1826 domain-containing protein, giving the protein MSNIFSDNHQIRKVSTFSELVNTHFQGNMNAVCWYRDLVGDFNEIVSKLQLEENITEVSAEDLSALDLSEKGSAARDIILNDLKLLSDFGALPSLNLLKNYERDKEFDFISTDVYSYHVDRSPIGTDTFLCTYHGAASDILPNAQAEQKIQIPEVRERLKELHNGPDDEFEDFLKEYFFDLHYQPKPDARPVNLGVGHLWRLAVDHPAQQVLPCIHRAPVENDGELRLLLIC; this is encoded by the coding sequence ATGAGCAATATATTTTCTGACAATCATCAAATAAGGAAAGTTTCAACTTTTTCAGAACTTGTCAATACTCATTTTCAAGGAAACATGAATGCTGTGTGCTGGTATAGGGATTTGGTGGGTGACTTTAATGAAATTGTATCTAAACTTCAGTTGGAAGAAAATATCACGGAAGTTTCTGCAGAAGATCTTTCAGCTCTGGATCTTTCAGAAAAGGGAAGTGCTGCAAGAGACATTATTCTGAATGATTTAAAATTGCTATCAGATTTCGGAGCGTTACCGTCTCTTAATTTGCTCAAAAATTACGAAAGAGATAAGGAGTTTGATTTTATTTCCACAGATGTCTATTCATATCATGTCGACCGTTCACCCATTGGTACAGATACTTTTTTATGCACATATCATGGTGCAGCAAGTGATATTCTCCCTAATGCCCAGGCCGAACAAAAAATCCAGATTCCGGAAGTTAGGGAAAGGCTTAAAGAATTACACAATGGTCCGGATGATGAGTTTGAGGATTTTTTAAAAGAATATTTTTTCGATCTCCATTATCAGCCCAAACCTGATGCCCGGCCTGTCAATCTGGGAGTAGGGCATCTCTGGCGACTGGCAGTGGATCATCCTGCACAACAAGTATTACCGTGTATTCATAGGGCTCCTGTTGAAAATGACGGAGAGTTACGTCTTCTTTTGATCTGCTAA